Below is a genomic region from Granulicella sp. L56.
GCGCGGAGGCTCCTTCAACCACGCCGACGCCGATCTCACCGCGCTCTACTTCGCCATCTTCACCATCTCTCTCGCACTGTGGGCTTCGCAGGCCATCTACTCCCGCGCCTTCTTCGCCGCTGGTGAGACCTTCGTTCCCATGCGCGCCGGAACCATCATCACCGTCCTCTCCATCCCCTGTTATTGGTTCCTGCATCTCCGCTTCGGAGTCATCGGCCTGGCGTGGGCGTCAAATCTCGCGATCCTCGTGCACACCGTCACGCTGGCCATACTTCTCCATCGCCGCCGCATGGTCTCGCTTGCCGGGCTGGACCGCCCCGAACTGGCGCGCTCTCTGCTTGCTGCCGCTGTGAGCCTCGCGGGGGTCTCGCTGTTGCTGCACGCTCTGCCCCATGCGCATGGACAGACTTATCTCGGCGATCTGATCGCGCTTGCTACTGGCGGCATTCTTTGGGTGGTGCTCTGCTATGGAGTCCTCTACTTCACGGGTTCTCCTCTCCCCCGCCAGCTCCGCTCGCGTCGCGCCTGATCTTTGGCACGGCCTTCACCGGCAGTTATAGTAGCCAACATGCACCTCCGTGCCGCAGTCGCGTTGCTCTTTCTCCCCGTTGCATTCGTCTGCGCTCAAAGCGCACCCGGCAATGCGCCCATTCCCGCAGCACCTGTTCCGACCATCAGCGCACAATCCACCCTGGTGCTTGTGCCTACGCTGGTGAAGACAAAAAAAGGCGAGCTCGTCTTCACGCTGACGGCCAACGACTTCACCATCACCGACAACACCGTCGACCAGAAGGTGCATCTCGAAGAGGACACCGGCGACCAGCCGCTGGCGCTGGTCGTGGCGATTGAGACCGGCGGCGACGGAGCAGCCCAGTTCGGCAAGTACCGCAACCTCGCCACCATGATCGAGTCGGTCGTGGGTCAGGTACCTCGCCGCATCTCGGTCGTCACCTTCGACAGTGAGCCGGAGATCTTGCAGGGCTTCACCTCCAACCTGGCGCTGATGGAAGACGCTATCCAGAACCTGCCTCCAGGCGACAGCGGAGCCGCCATCCTCGACGCCATCGACTACTCCGTCGATCTGCTGCGCAAGCAGCCTCCGCAGTACCGCCGCGCCATCCTGCTGATCGGCGAGACCGTCGATCACGGCAGCAAGGTCAGGATCGAGGATGCTCTTCGCGCCGTCAGCGACACCAACACCGCCATCTATAGCCTTGCCTTCTCCTCCTCGCGCAGCGGCATTAGTCACGAAGCCTCAAAGCTCAACGACCCAAACCCCGGCCCCGAACACGGCTGCTTCTCGCACGATCCCAAGACCGATCCCACGGTGAGAGACGACGGCACCAAGGGCGTTGCAGAAGAGTCCAAGGGCACGCAGTACTACGACTGCCTCGCCGAGCTTCTGCCGCCGCTGCGTCTCGCCAAGATGGCTGCGATCCTCGGCATGAACGGCCTGCGCAAGAACGCGCCTGAGACCGTAGCCAATCTGACCGGCGGAGAGTACTTCCACTTCAGCAGCCAGCGCGACCTCGAACGCGGCCTCGCGACCATCTCCAACCACGTTCCCAATCGTTACGTCCTGAGCTTCCAGCCGCAGATGCCGCAACCCGGCCTCCACGCCATCACGGTCACGCTGAAAGACCACCCCGACCTTGTCGTCACGGCACGAAGCAGCTACTGGGCTGGCGACACGACAACGGAACCGCATCCTTGAAGCAAGTCCCGACATCCCACGTCATCTCGACCGAAGGCGGGGTTCTTTCCGCCGCAGTGGAGAGAACCCTGTATTTCATCCACTCGCCACAAAATCATCCGTCCGCAAAGATCAAGCGCATCCGCAGTTACACCCCGGTGATATCCTCGGAAACACTCCCCGCATCATCGACCTGAGCGATGCCTATGCGAAATTGCGATACTGCTGCCGCTAAGACGACCGCACTCCTCCTCGCTCTGTTCAGCGTGATGCCCCTCTTCGCCAAAGCAGCCGAACCGCCTCCTGTCACTACCATTACCATCATCCGCAAGGATGGCCATAAGGATGGCGTGGCCCAGATGACCGTGAGCGGCAGCAAAGGCAAGCCGCGCAGTATCACCAAGCACGCCATGCAGGCGTGGCCCGTCCGAGATGGACAGGGTGCTCTCATCCTTGTCGTCGAAAAGAAGCATTATCTGCTGCGCTACTACGATCTCGACTCCGGCCGCCGCCGCAATCTCGGCATAGTTCCCTTCGGCCATGCCTCGCTACAGGAGACGAAGCTCCCCAACGAAGGCTGGGCCTTCGCGCTCAGCGGCACAGACGCCACCACGGGCCAGCCGCTAACGCTGGTCGGCAGCACCGACGCCATGACCGGCGTTTTGCCCGGCGAGTCTTCGCCGACCTTTGTTGGCGACTCACTCTCCGGCACCACCTCAGAGGGCAGGCAGACCGTTAAGGTCGCTTCGCTGCTTGGCACGAACCTCGGCGATATCTACACCCCGCCGCAGACCTCTGCTACGTCGCCCGAGTACCTGCAGGTCTTTCCCAACGGCGCGGCTATGACCGTCGACCACGACGGCACCGTCCACAAAGGCCGCTGGCACACCGACGGCGCCACGCTGCACATCGTCACCGGCACGACAAATCTCTCCTTGCCGCAGCCTTCGCTGGAAAAGATCACGGGTGTCCCCGCTGGAACAAGGTTTTCTGTCCGCCTGCTCCAACCGCTCTCGTCTCGCAAAGCGAAGGAAGGCATGACGGTAAAAGCGGTCTCCATCACGCCACTGATGGTCGATGGACTCATCTTCCTCCCGCAGGGCTCAACCATTGAGGGCACCGTCACCCAGGCAAACGGCGTCGGCTGGGGATTCAAACATGAGACCGCGTCGCTCACCATTGACTGGAACCACGCCACCACGCCTGACGGCCATTCTCTGACCATGGATGCTCGCATCTACCAGGTGGAGAACTCGCAGGAAAAGGTAACCTCCAAGGGAAAGATCCAGGGGATCCGATCTACCGGGACCCCGGGCCACTCCGCAGAAAACGGTGTCCTTACCTTCGCGGGGATCGACCCCATCGCCTATATCTTCGCCTCGGCGGCGAGCAGCGCGGTCCTCGGCTTCGCGGAGCCGGAGATTCTCTACAACGGCGGCACCGAGTTGATTCTCGAATACGTCAAGCCCCTCATCACCACGCAGACCTATCCCTTCTCCGTCCTTCCCTCCGCAAACTCCGAGGCAGAGCGCGAGCATCTTCAGGCGCTGGTGAAGACTCTGCCCTTCCGCACCCGCACCAAGGCAGGCAACAAGGTCTCCGACCTCACCAACCTCGTCTTCATCGGATCACCCGAAGCTCTGCACCGCGCCTTCACCGCCGCCGGATGGCTGCCCTCGGACGAGCTCACCGCAGGCTCGACCTTCCGCACCCTCAAGACCCTCAGCGGCAACAAGACCTACACTCAGGCACCAATGTCCGTGCTTCTGCTCGACGAGCGCGAGCCCATCTACACCCTCGGCAAGACCACCAACACCTTCGCCGCGCGTCATCATCTGCGCATCTTCCCCACCACGGCGGAATGGGACGATCAAGCTGTCCTCACCGCCTCTTCCACGCAGGACATCGGCATCGCCTTCTCCCGCAAGCAGAGGACGTTCATCCACGTCATCGATGAGCACATCGACAACGAGCGCTCCAAGATCGTCAACGACCTGAAGTTTACCGGCTGCGTCACCAGCCTCGACATGGTGCCGCGCCCCTGGGCACCGACCGACGCCTACAACTCCACCGGCGACCGCCTGCTGACTGACGGCCAGGTCGCTGTCCTCCACATCAGTTCATGCGATAGCCCCCACACCACACCGGAAGTCGTTCCACCGCCGCCGAACCGCTTTCAGCGCAGCACCCGCAACACCGCGCTTACCATCCGCAACAGCGTCTATCGCGGCAACCTCATCTATCAGGGCATCTCCGGCAGCTTCAAGGTGCATGACTATCTCCGCAGCAGCAGCGAGCTGCCCCAGGACTACGGAGCATGGCGCAAGACCGATGCCTCCGGCGCGCAGTATCAGGAGGCGGGAGCCGGGCCGGGCCTGATCAAGCGCTCCTTTCGCCCACACGACCGCCTCGTCGAGCCCGACGTTCCCTATCAACCTGCGGTAAGCCACAAATGGGACCCGCCACGCTACGAGCTGGCCATCGAAGGAGGCTATCTCCATCTTCGTGAAACTTATCTAAGCCTCGCTGGAATTGTGCTTGTGCCGACTCACCCTCCGGCTCCGCTCTTCGAAATCGATCTATTCGATGAGGTAGGCGATGGATGGGCCGCCGGTGGCACTGCGACCATCAACAGTTGGAAGTACTTCTCCAATGAGTTCTCCTACTTTCGCCAGCAGGGGAAATACACGCTTGGCTCCGAAGTGTATGAAGGCGACTCCGACCAACCCGTTGTAGACGACGACATCACTGTGGACTCGCAGCGGGTCGGCCTGACCACTCGTCAGTTCGAATACAATCTGCTCGCCCATCTCAGGCCGCCCACCTCGCGATGGAGGCCCTACATCGCTGTCGGCCCCACGTTTCAACTCATCGCCCTATCCGATTCGCCGCTTAAGAAACCCGCAGGCCCATTCAAGCTCGGACTGGGCAATCTCGGGCTGTTCAAGGCTGCCTTCGACTTTGGAAGAACCGCGCCGCTCGATGGTGGCGGCATCTTCCAGTTTGGATTGCAGTATGGCGGTGGGATCAAGTACCGCATCTCTCCGCGAGTGATGCTGCGCGCCGACTATCGAGAGACCTGGAGCAAGAATCCGGATATTATCAGCAGCAGTTATAAAGATTTCAACATCGTCATCGACAATGACGACTACACCGCTGTCATCTACACCCTCAAACCGCCGCAAAAGTTCTTTCAGGACCGCTTCACCCTTGGCGTCGCCTTCACCTTCTGAGGCGAGTTTGCCGATGGTGTATGGACACCCTAAAAGCAGATTCCTTCGCTTCGCTGCGGAATGACAAAAGGAAACTCTCCCCCAATGAGCATTCTGCTCCAGGGAAGGCCTGATTGAGTTCTGAACAATCCTCGGGGGCTAAAGCCCCGTGATAGATGTGCGATTTGCGGCGTGGCTGAAGCCACGCCCTTTCAAAACGAAGACCTAATCAAGAGGTTCACTAGGCCAGTCGGCGCAAGGGCCAAAGGCCCGCTCTATACCAGCCTGGGGCAACGCCCCAGGTAGACAGGAACCCGATCACGGAGGACTGAAGGCCCGTCCTATAGGTCTATATCTGCATCTGCTTCCGAGTGACGCCCTACTCAGTCCAGCGTTTGAAGACCAGCGAGCCGTTGGTTCCACCGAAGCCGAAGGAGTTTGAAAGCGCGTAGTCGATCTTCGCTGCCTGAGGCTTGTTGGGAACATAGTTCAGGCGGCACTGGGGATCCAACTCGACGATGTTCATCGTCGGCGGAGCCATCTGGTTGAGCATGGCGAGGATGGTGATGCCCGCCTCCAGCCCGCCCGCGCCGCCAAGAAGGTGACCGGTCATGGACTTGGTGGAGCTGACGAGCAGGGTGTGGTTCTTCGCCCGCTCGCCGAAGACGTTTTCGATCGCCTGCGACTCCAGCGCATCGCCCAGCGGCGTGCTGGTGGCGTGGGCATTGACGTAGTCGATCTTGTCGGGCGAGATTCCGGCGACCTTGAGGGCGGCAGACATGGCGCGGAAGCAGCCTTCGCCCTCGGGAGCCATGCCGGTCATGTGGAAGGCATCGGCGGACATGCCGTACCCGATGACTTCGGCGAGGATATGGGCACCGCGTGCCTTGGCCATCTCCAGCTCTTCCATGATGAGGATTCCGGCGCCTTCACCGACCACGAAGCCGTCGCGGTCCTTATCGAAGGGACGACAGGCGTGCTCGGGATCATCATTCCGGGTGGAGAGTGCCTTCATGGCGGCGAACCCGCCGACGCCCATGGGCGTGATGGCGGCCTCGGTGCCTCCAGCGATCATGGCATCGGCATCGCCGCGCTGAATGATGCGGAAGGCATCGCCAATGGAATGCGCGCTGGAGGTGCAGGCGGTCGCGGTGGCTTCATTGGGACCACGGGCGTTGTAGCGGATGCTGACGTGACCGGCGGCAAGGTTGACGATAGAGCCGGGGATGAAGAAAGGCGAGATCTTGCGTGGGCCGCCCGCCAACATGGCCGAGTGCTCGCGCTCGATGACATCGAACCCGCCGATGCCGGAGCCGATATGGACACCAAAGCGGTCACGGTTGCTCTCGTCGATGACCAGGCCGGAGTGCTTCATCGCTTCGTCGGAGGCGGCAATGGCGAAGTGGATGAAGCGGCCCATCTTGCGGGCCTCTTTTTTGTCGATGAACTGGAGCGGGTCGAAGTCCTTGACCTCGGCCGCAAAGCGGACGGGATGGCCGGTGAGATCGAAGGCCTTGATCTCAGCCATGCCGCTTTTGCCTGCAAGCAGGCCGTCCCAGACCTCGGGCGCGGTTTTACCGACCCCGCAGACGAGGCCGAGGCCGGTGACGACGACGCGACGCTGCTCCATGTTGGTTACTTTCCTGTCTTCTGGTGTTTTTCGATGTAATCGACGGCGTCCTTGACGGTCTTGATCTTCTCGGCGTCTTCGTCGGGGATCTGGATGTCGAAGGCCTCTTCGAACTGCATGACGAGCTCGACGACATCGAGGGAGTCGGCCCCGAGGTCTTCCTGGAAGCTGGCGCCGGGGGTGACTTCGGCTTCATCCACTTGAAGTTGCTCGACGATAAT
It encodes:
- a CDS encoding VWA domain-containing protein codes for the protein MHLRAAVALLFLPVAFVCAQSAPGNAPIPAAPVPTISAQSTLVLVPTLVKTKKGELVFTLTANDFTITDNTVDQKVHLEEDTGDQPLALVVAIETGGDGAAQFGKYRNLATMIESVVGQVPRRISVVTFDSEPEILQGFTSNLALMEDAIQNLPPGDSGAAILDAIDYSVDLLRKQPPQYRRAILLIGETVDHGSKVRIEDALRAVSDTNTAIYSLAFSSSRSGISHEASKLNDPNPGPEHGCFSHDPKTDPTVRDDGTKGVAEESKGTQYYDCLAELLPPLRLAKMAAILGMNGLRKNAPETVANLTGGEYFHFSSQRDLERGLATISNHVPNRYVLSFQPQMPQPGLHAITVTLKDHPDLVVTARSSYWAGDTTTEPHP
- a CDS encoding LssY C-terminal domain-containing protein, whose amino-acid sequence is MRNCDTAAAKTTALLLALFSVMPLFAKAAEPPPVTTITIIRKDGHKDGVAQMTVSGSKGKPRSITKHAMQAWPVRDGQGALILVVEKKHYLLRYYDLDSGRRRNLGIVPFGHASLQETKLPNEGWAFALSGTDATTGQPLTLVGSTDAMTGVLPGESSPTFVGDSLSGTTSEGRQTVKVASLLGTNLGDIYTPPQTSATSPEYLQVFPNGAAMTVDHDGTVHKGRWHTDGATLHIVTGTTNLSLPQPSLEKITGVPAGTRFSVRLLQPLSSRKAKEGMTVKAVSITPLMVDGLIFLPQGSTIEGTVTQANGVGWGFKHETASLTIDWNHATTPDGHSLTMDARIYQVENSQEKVTSKGKIQGIRSTGTPGHSAENGVLTFAGIDPIAYIFASAASSAVLGFAEPEILYNGGTELILEYVKPLITTQTYPFSVLPSANSEAEREHLQALVKTLPFRTRTKAGNKVSDLTNLVFIGSPEALHRAFTAAGWLPSDELTAGSTFRTLKTLSGNKTYTQAPMSVLLLDEREPIYTLGKTTNTFAARHHLRIFPTTAEWDDQAVLTASSTQDIGIAFSRKQRTFIHVIDEHIDNERSKIVNDLKFTGCVTSLDMVPRPWAPTDAYNSTGDRLLTDGQVAVLHISSCDSPHTTPEVVPPPPNRFQRSTRNTALTIRNSVYRGNLIYQGISGSFKVHDYLRSSSELPQDYGAWRKTDASGAQYQEAGAGPGLIKRSFRPHDRLVEPDVPYQPAVSHKWDPPRYELAIEGGYLHLRETYLSLAGIVLVPTHPPAPLFEIDLFDEVGDGWAAGGTATINSWKYFSNEFSYFRQQGKYTLGSEVYEGDSDQPVVDDDITVDSQRVGLTTRQFEYNLLAHLRPPTSRWRPYIAVGPTFQLIALSDSPLKKPAGPFKLGLGNLGLFKAAFDFGRTAPLDGGGIFQFGLQYGGGIKYRISPRVMLRADYRETWSKNPDIISSSYKDFNIVIDNDDYTAVIYTLKPPQKFFQDRFTLGVAFTF
- the fabF gene encoding beta-ketoacyl-ACP synthase II, whose translation is MEQRRVVVTGLGLVCGVGKTAPEVWDGLLAGKSGMAEIKAFDLTGHPVRFAAEVKDFDPLQFIDKKEARKMGRFIHFAIAASDEAMKHSGLVIDESNRDRFGVHIGSGIGGFDVIEREHSAMLAGGPRKISPFFIPGSIVNLAAGHVSIRYNARGPNEATATACTSSAHSIGDAFRIIQRGDADAMIAGGTEAAITPMGVGGFAAMKALSTRNDDPEHACRPFDKDRDGFVVGEGAGILIMEELEMAKARGAHILAEVIGYGMSADAFHMTGMAPEGEGCFRAMSAALKVAGISPDKIDYVNAHATSTPLGDALESQAIENVFGERAKNHTLLVSSTKSMTGHLLGGAGGLEAGITILAMLNQMAPPTMNIVELDPQCRLNYVPNKPQAAKIDYALSNSFGFGGTNGSLVFKRWTE
- a CDS encoding acyl carrier protein, coding for MAAVDEKVKQIIVEQLQVDEAEVTPGASFQEDLGADSLDVVELVMQFEEAFDIQIPDEDAEKIKTVKDAVDYIEKHQKTGK